Genomic segment of Engystomops pustulosus chromosome 8, aEngPut4.maternal, whole genome shotgun sequence:
gactgctgtagctacgctgattcagaaacatatcttgtttaatccctgtactgagtggttttgctgaaaaaaacaatgatTAAATTCAGGATCTTGCAAAAGCTGCATCCACATTACAAaagagctttctgaacagccaagacaggactaatcaacctgagctggatgactcctatacagcagctgggggatggtgcagcaattgattattctgcctggcagggagaacagtgattgcatcatcctctggtgcagtggataactaatgtgctaggagaaacGCTGAGCCCAGACAtagaagtgacagagcctcattatcataattttttaaatatgttttcagcaaaaccactcagctaagggattaaacaagatatgtttctgcatcagtgtagcgcaGCATTTTCATGGTATGCTTGGTTCATAatccatcaaatcaaatggtaggtttccttaaaggtcTTCCACACAAGCCTAGTAGACATGGAAGCCTGGACTGTAACCACAGGTCAgaattatacaaatataagggAAGTTAGTATATATCAAGTAAACTGGGGTTTACTTGATATATACTAATTTCTTAGCATCCTTATTTTTATGGAGATTCTGAAccttgctctctgttatcagccagcgTCAGCCCTTAGTATGAGCTTGGAGAATCACACTAAAATACATCCTTTGTACATACAGatttatgtcatgtgacaagTTAGCGGCTCCTTCACGTAAAACTTGGAAGTCATTTTGCACATTTCTGTAGCTGCCAAGCATGTGGCATTCCCTTCTAGACAGGAATGTAGAATAATCATGTGGCCCgggcccataataataataatatctggcAACAACGGGGTCGGggaatgaagtgtaatttgtatgTCAGCTCATATAGACGAAATGTAGACATAGCAGACTGCGGTGAGTGATAGGGAGAAGTCCCCGTTACATGAATAACACTTGAATCCTCAGCCATTTACTTGTCCTTCATCAACATGATTTATTATAGATTctggttttgtaaaaaaaaaaaattgaaaaagacaACTCTCATCTGGTTAATGATACAACTACTCCATTTCTTCACTTAGTAGTCAGACTAGAGAAAGCTTGTCGCATACATTAGATTGAGACAACTTCACGCCGTGTTAATGAGAATATAATACTTTTTTTTCTACAGTATAAAAGTGCTTTGTGTGGAGAACGTTCCGCCATCTGATGTCCGTTCTTGCTTCCGTCTTTGCCAATAAAACTTTGCAAAGAAAAGTCAGAACTTGGATATGTGGATGGGTCCAGCACAAGGATTGGCACCTCTTAGGTTGACAGGCCTTGTTATACATCCCAATACCCTTTCCACCATATATGATGTAGGCTTAGAGCAAATTTCGATGATATACCTGTCTAGTAAGTATTGATAATCCAAAGACTTGAATTTGGGATATTTGCGTTGTGGTCATGCTAAGGCTCATAGCTTACAATCCCGCCTTTCATCCACACGCTCCAAGGTCATATCGGTGGAGGACCACCCAACCGTTATCCCCATCTGGAGCTTATGTCTTAAGTCATCACCTGCTGAACTACTGTGCGCTCGTGCGGGCACCCTTGGCCCCCACAGTGAAGTTTTTTAAGCAACCTTTGTAATTTACTGTGAAAGTTTTTGTTAATGTGTCTGTGTAATAGAGGTATGACAAAACTACTTGAAAAGGCCAAGAAGCTGGAGAGTCCTTCGATAAAGTGAAATGTCCTCATGAATCGGTGGTCAGTGGACTTCACCCGAATGTCTGTAAAAGTGTTGACCATCAAGGTGGCATAATATGGCGTCCATAAAACAAACTGTGTGATGACAGTGACAAGTAATAGCCGGTGTACGGAAGGGTCCAGTCTACCCGAGTCCTGGTCTAGGGGAGTCGTCTCTTTACGTATCTGCAAGATGAGCACCAAAGCGTAAAGTACTGCAAGAACTGGCACCACGTATCCAATGAGCACCATGATGGCGTCGGCCGCCTCCCGATTTTGCATCTTGGAACACTCAATGATTTTGGTCGAGACATGATTGCAGATGTAGAAGAGGAGTGAGGAGAAGCTAGTCAGCACCGCTCCACCCCAGATGAACCCACACACGTGTTTAGTGTTGTAGACACTTGACATATACGTTCTCGGCAGGGCACACTCTATATAATAGTCCAAGCTGAGCAAAGTCGTAGAATACATGATCACCAACGAGGAAATATTAAAGAGAATCAGTAAAGTGATGTAAACCTCATTCCCAAAGCTCCATAAGGACCACTTGGTGTACTCGGGCCCTAGAAGGTAGACCGGGGCCACGGCGTTGATGATGAGTCCAGCAATGGCCATGTTCACAAAGTAGACGTCCGGCATAGTCATAGTGGCCTTGTTATATAGATTGACGAGCACGAGCTGCACGTTGTAGCAGAGGCTGGTAGGGAAACAAATGATGAGGTAGAGGATGGAGAAGATGAAGAGGACGAGGTGGAAATCATGGCACAGGCGCTGCTCTTGGTTGTTGTCGGTGTAGTTAAAATCTTCACAACTCCACATAGTGATACAAAGTCAAAGGCTTCTTAGCTGGTCACCAGCCGAGCTGTcgagagagaagaagagaaggacaACAGGTTAACAAAACTCTGTATACAATAGTCAAAAATACTCAAATCTCATCCTGTGCGATATGCAAACAAGGCTCTTGGCAGCAGTGAACTCGCCTCACCCCATCGCAGCCTTTTCCTGTTGTTCTCGTTATATGGCAGCTTTAATTGTGTAAATTTGTCTATGACGAAGATGATTCACGGTTATTGGTCATTACCTGTAATTACAGCGGGAAGCGGCTCGATAAGCTGCAGAGAGTAGACCCATCTATTCCAAAGGGAAATGACCCATCGTTTCCGTTATACTAACTTATAGATTAAAGTCCTCGCCAAGTGTGCGTGTGCATTGGGGAGTCAGCCGGAATAGCTGTCGTCAAGGACTAATATGTATTTGAGTTGGTCACAAAGAGAccaccattctcatgatcagtgggggtcccagcaggtaGACCACCACTAGATAGTTAACCTGTAGATCGGTCAATCTTTAGAGGAGCATTTTGTCCTAGATGGATGAAATGAGTAAAACCTACATGAATAAAACCCAaaaactttagaaaaaaaaactatcctTGTTGTTAAACG
This window contains:
- the GPR146 gene encoding probable G-protein coupled receptor 146 — protein: MWSCEDFNYTDNNQEQRLCHDFHLVLFIFSILYLIICFPTSLCYNVQLVLVNLYNKATMTMPDVYFVNMAIAGLIINAVAPVYLLGPEYTKWSLWSFGNEVYITLLILFNISSLVIMYSTTLLSLDYYIECALPRTYMSSVYNTKHVCGFIWGGAVLTSFSSLLFYICNHVSTKIIECSKMQNREAADAIMVLIGYVVPVLAVLYALVLILQIRKETTPLDQDSGRLDPSVHRLLLVTVITQFVLWTPYYATLMVNTFTDIRVKSTDHRFMRTFHFIEGLSSFLAFSSSFVIPLLHRHINKNFHSKLQRLLKKLHCGGQGCPHERTVVQQVMT